Genomic window (Paenibacillus sp. 37):
ATTTAAACCACATGGGCAAGCCAATATATTTCCCTAAAAACCTGCGCTGGTACAAGTTAATCTGTTACATGGTGACCTGACCTGCCGATTTGTTCTTCTTCGTTTTGCCCTTGGTGTTGCGAGCCTCTGCATCGCTCTGTCCAAACCTGCGCTCCATATAATGCACCAGAAAGCTGAGTGGTAGAGTCAGCACCAGATAGAACAGGGCAACAATGGTGTACACACTTAGCGGCTGGAACGTATCCGAGTTAACCAAGTCGGCAAAATACATAAGATCCATTCCGGCAACAACGGCAAGAATAGATGAGTTTTTGACCAAATTGATGAACTGGTTGCCGATGGACGGCAGTACAATCTTGATGGCCTGGGGCAGAATGATCAGATTCATGGCCTGTACATAGGACAAGCCGGAAGACCTTGCTGCTTCCAGTTGTCCGCGCGGCACCGTCTGAATGCCCGCTCGGATCGCTTCGGCAATGAAAGCGGCGGTGTAGATGGTCAGACCCAGAGTACCGGAGACAAATCCATCCAGCGAGATGCCTAGTGCAGGCAGTCCGAGATAGAAGAAAAACACAACCAACAGCAAGGGGATGTTTCGGATAAATTCCACAAAAGCCGTGCCAATCCAATTCAGCGGTTTCACAGGGGATATCCGAAAGATCGCCAGGATCGCGCCAAGGATAAAGCTGCCAATGAGAGCCATAATGCTCACTTGAATGGTATTCATGAACCCTTCCAGAAAACGATCCGAGTGTCGCATCAGTACGCTGAAATCCAATGTGCCCATATAGGCAAAGCCTCCGTTCTCCAGATGTAGAAACGGCGATTACGTCTGCTCATGCATCGCATCCAGCAGACGAATTCGCCGCGTGCTCATCATTAATCGGGGTTACTCGGGCTTTGAGCCCAGCCATTTCTCATGTAATGTGTCATATTCCCCGCTGTCTTTCATGCTTTTGAGCAGCTTGTTGACTTCTTCCACGAAGGCGGTGTCGCCTTTGCGAATGGCCATACCATAAGGTTCACTTGTGAAATTGCCACCAACCAAATGGAAACTGTTATCCGTCTGTTGCATGCCGATGAGGATGATGTTATCTGTGGTCAGCGCTTCGCCTTTACCTGCTTTGAGAGCAGTGAATGCATCCTGATAGTTATCGAAT
Coding sequences:
- a CDS encoding amino acid ABC transporter permease, which gives rise to MGTLDFSVLMRHSDRFLEGFMNTIQVSIMALIGSFILGAILAIFRISPVKPLNWIGTAFVEFIRNIPLLLVVFFFYLGLPALGISLDGFVSGTLGLTIYTAAFIAEAIRAGIQTVPRGQLEAARSSGLSYVQAMNLIILPQAIKIVLPSIGNQFINLVKNSSILAVVAGMDLMYFADLVNSDTFQPLSVYTIVALFYLVLTLPLSFLVHYMERRFGQSDAEARNTKGKTKKNKSAGQVTM